Proteins from one methanogenic archaeon mixed culture ISO4-G1 genomic window:
- a CDS encoding heavy metal-associated domain-containing protein, with product MRMLFFVSGLTCQECADKLEAHIQKQPGVIGAALMVTGRFVIECEEDKAEAIAEEVMRSAPKAQGDVRVKRIQ from the coding sequence GAGGATGCTCTTCTTCGTATCGGGACTCACGTGCCAGGAATGCGCCGACAAGCTGGAGGCGCACATCCAGAAGCAACCCGGCGTCATCGGAGCGGCGCTGATGGTCACCGGAAGGTTCGTCATCGAATGCGAGGAGGACAAGGCGGAGGCCATCGCGGAGGAGGTCATGAGATCCGCCCCGAAGGCACAGGGCGACGTCAGAGTGAAGCGCATCCAATGA